cctttcagtaatgtccgtcttgatcgcgttctgcgtgatgcgcgaaatgtaaacacaaactagcacgtcttcttcggtgcattctctcttcttcgcctgtctcgctcttgcttcctgctagagcgcgccctgaaggccggaggccgtaaaaatccataagtacgccgcgccgccatttaagcctcaggattcaaagtaaccttctgaataaaatgcattaaaagttcacattcattacaacttgtttttggtgagcaaaatgtcagaagaattgaatttaaatgctgattgattgggttttaatacaatgcagatggtccaaacagcgccactgctttgtgtaatctctgagtgacatggcagagtaagagaaagggtttcgagcacaggtgtcaaactcaaggcccgggggccagatacggcccgccacatcattctatgtggcctgcgaagacaaattgtgcttcaaattcgtgtgtcattactggaattgcaaattgtcttcacttttaatatcttttttttttaatatttgaccagtttttactcatctgatttgaaaacgagttatttgtcagtttgttttgtagcttttactgtatataatagtgttgagagtaaaagtgatcaagtcatcacaaaaatcttaTGTaaaccgcacctgactataagccgcagggtccaaaatttgggaaaaaagccgcggcttatagtccggaaattatggtattttaaaaaattcaaaCTTTAATTCACTTTTCGTTCTTTTCTTCCTACAGGTAAACATGGAGTCTTCTCATTGCTTCAGTAACCCTTACTAATATTAGGCATCCTTCGcacaggataaagaatatatgcctgcctGTGAGTGTTGATatctgtccacatgtgttgcTTCACTATTTGCATTCACAAATATGTTGCTTAAAAGTTATAACACCCCCACATCGATTCTACATGCTATTTGCTAGTCCGTTTATGAGGTTTCCTATGATCGCTCAGTATTACGCTAGCAAAGCCTATGTTGTTTCAAATACACAATATCAAATTCTCTGTTTTAGTGAGTTTGACAGTCAACTGGGAATGGCAAAAGCTTGAGGCCTAATTTTTTAAGAGAATCATATATATAAATTAGTCTGTCACTATATATAcacaaatatatacatatatatcctTTTTTGCATTCTTCCTTTTTGTGTCCActtcaaaatgaaaaatggaGCTCAGTTTACCACTTGTAGACTCTAATTTATTACATACAGAACAATGACCATTTCCCAAATGTATTTCCTTATCCTCAGATCTGAGTCACTGCACCactacggcaaaaaaaaaaagtctcagagCTGATATAAACTTGTACTGCATAACAGCATAACAGATGGTCGCTTTCATACTGACTGTTGTAGCCAGATAACCTGCAAGTTTTCTGCCCTTTCTTCACTACTGTAAAAGCACTCTACTTCATCATAGGCTCATCTGCCTCATTGGGTCTGAgagcattatcattatcatcagTTCAAAACAAACATTGCTTGATGAATATCGAGGTACCTTTGCAGTATTTACTTGCCAGGCACAGTGAGAGGCAGCATTTCTCCTGCAGACTAAAGCGTGACTTTCCTCTCTCATTTTGGTGTAGTCACTTTGAGGTAGAAATCACAAACACACCCAGTCTGCAAAGATGCAAAGGGAGGAGACGGAAGATCGCTTGTTTATGTGCCGCTGCGGCCATCCTTGCGCTGCTGAGGGAGGAATGTTGTGAATGAGTGAGGCAGCAGGGCAGCTGAGTGAGACTAACAAGTGGTTGCCATGCAGCAGCGGCGTGTGCGTTGCTTTAGGGAGAGATAGAGATAGGGAATGATAATGAGCAGGAGGCAGCAAGTAAGGCGGCACAAGGATGAGCAGCAGCATCCCTGAGACGCATCCAGTCTTGAGCTTCCCTCCCTCGCCTCTCGGCTATTGCTTCCTAcctctttggattttttttttgttttggtgagACACGAGGCTTCAACATGCTAATAGTGGTCGGTTTCATGGATATATTTGTGCGGCGTCTGAGAGGGAGGACCTCTGCAGAAGTGCTATCAACAGGTCTGTGAATAGCACCATAATGACGGTAAGACATCTGCTTTCCCCCTCAAGACACtcttctcactctctctctctcgctccctcactctctctctctctctcttgccatGCATACCTGTGTCTTACTAATCATCCTATTTTCCTCTCCTGTGTCTTTCAATTCATTCCACCATCTATTTCATTCACTTGGGCCACCTGCTGCTTGGAAAAAATTTGTGGACAAATGAGTGGCAGAGGTTGACTTGCAGCAAATGTTTGCATTCGTTGTTTCATGCCTAATGGAATTACACACTGTCTGGCAGACATATGCGCCTATGCAACAGGTCATGTTTCCAGAAAGTAACATACAGTCCATAGCGCCATGCCCCAATGCGATGTTTTCATGGTTATTGCTTAGCCTGTGTTTAATATCTGACGATAAGCACTGCGACACACTGGGATTCAAACTCAGCTCAAAGCTATGTGGTCATGCTTTGGGCGAAGATGTCTTCTTATTGCTGTAACTTCATGAAGCCCCccctcacactcacacacacatataaaatTCAGTGTTTTACCTCCTTCAATCTCTGCAACATTGTGCCAAGGTGGAGCGATCGAAGTTTTTCTCCTAACATAACTGAAAGAAGCTATTTATAGATTCCTTCACCCTTCATGAGTCATGGTTAGTTCTCATGTGCATTGCAAATAATCTATATTGAACATATTGCCGAGCCCTCCGTACCTTTATTGCTGATGATTAGTAGCGTTACAGGCTGTTTAAATGGATCTATCTGCACAAGAGTCCCAAATCACGTCATCTCTGTCTAGGTAACATGCAACCAGTGACCCCGTCAGAGGAGAGATGAGGCACCGAAGTGTTGATTTACAATGTGTAGCGTCCACTACAACCACTCCCTGGCTGCCATGAGCGGAAACGACATGATGGCGCACTCCCTGACTCTGGAACAGAAGACGGCGTTTGCCTTCGTAGGAATGCTACTAGTGTTCCTGGGACTGCTGATAGTGAGGTGCTTCAGGATCCTTCTGGACCCCTACAGCAGCATGCCATCTTCCAACTGGGCAGACGGCATCGAAGGGCTGGAGAAAGGGACGTTTGAGTATGCCCTGACTTAACACAGGGGCACCGACATCCGTAGATGTCCTCACAAACCTTGATTATTTTAGGCTTTCATATGCATTCAGTCAATCACTGAtggaacacacgcacacacacaaacgcaacaCTGTTATTTACTTGACTAGGGTTGCAAAAGTAAGTTTCAATCAAGTGCAACTGAGGAGAATGGTCGAAGTTTGATATTTCACTTGTGAATCAATAGGTAGTTGATATTTAGTTTCGGGATCAAAATATAGTTGTTCTACAGATTATCCGTGCCATGTGATAGCTGTGGTCTCTGAGGGCGCCTGCAATAAATTGTGTGGATGAGACAGAGGAATACACAGTGGGATTTACAAATGGAGATTTGGCTGTTTTAAAGAAAATTATTCTACAGGATTCTTCATTTTGGTTTACGTAATGTTTGCAACTAACTTACAATTTTGCAAACTTTACATTCTGTCTGTTCATTCCCATCCAAAGTTGTCACCATTGAATGTTTACAGAATTTCAGAACCAACATGTCTATGATGGcccaaaaaaagacaatattCGGCCACCATCCTCGACTTGCATCTGAACTTGAGTGACATCTGCAGACTTTCCGCAAAGTTTAGAGGTGTGCTTTTAGGATTTGTTTTTCATCATTCTTCTAGAAGCACATTTGTGAGGCTATTTCTATGCTTTTGATTTTGTGAGAACATTTCTGGATGGCACCTTCATGTTCCAAAATGAAAGCGCACCAATACACAAAGAAAGGTCAATTGTGGATTAACTTGACTGCCTTTAACTGAGTCCCGAGCTCAACTCTATAAAACATCTTTTGGATGAATTAGAGTGGAAAAGGAGAGCCGGGCTTTCTCGTCCAACATCAGTGCGAGACATCATAAATGCCTTTCTGGAAGAATGGTCAAATGTCTCGTAAACTTTCTCCTAGACCTTGTGGAAAACATTCCCAGACTGAATCTTTGTATGAAGAACGAGATGCTATACTATCATATGCAAGTCAAGGCAGGTGAGCAAATACTTTTGGCAATATACTGTAGTGTTGCTCTTCTCTTCAGTCAGCCAAGAGTGGTTGGTTACTGCGTCTACATGGTGTGGGAGGGAGTGTGTGGCAAATGCTGTGTCATATTCTCCTTCAGCTCATCAACTGGCACGGAAATGGCTGAAGCTCCCTTTAACCCTCGCCCAATAGCTGAATGTGTGCAGACGATCACAGCAAGAGGAGGACGCGCAAGAGTTGTGCGGTACACCGCTGTATTATTCCCATGTAGACTCAGGGATAAGTTTCCAAAAGTGATCTCTGAATGGAAAAAACGACTGCACATCTGCAGGGCGGAATCCGTCCTGCACAAGAATGTACGCGATTGGATACAGGGTATCGATGTGAAACTATCATGTGGATTGTGTAGGCCAATCAAATCCAATCCGCTGGTGAATTAAAGacatgctgctactgctgctgctataTACGGATCGGTTTGAGAAGCCACATAAGGGACGGCAAACTGATTTGTATTATGGTGTTACTGTTTCTTAATGATGCAAAATTCAGAGTTTGTACTGCTGCTGTTGAATGATGGCTTACTGTTTGGTGCCAAAGTCTGAGCGAAAGAAACACGTTTACTATCCATTTCATCTGTCCGGAATGACAAATGATAAAGAATGTCTGTCAAGAATCCTGTCCAAATGTTGGCTGGTGGAGCTGAAGGAACAAAATGAGGATTAAGGAGCAGGAAAGGATTCATTTTCGATCTTTTAGTGCTGCTAGACTCTCGCGACCTGTCTGCATAGGAGAAGGTCACACTGGAAATGGACATTTATGAGCACTGTAGAGGAAGCCGTTGTCTATTCTCAGCCAAGCCCATTCCACCTTCCAGACAAGACAAGACTGGATGGTTTTAGACTGTGCATCAGTCACGTGGCAGGCTGGTCAACGTTTGGGGCGTTTCCTTTGCAATTATCTACACTTTCTCCGTAGTGCTGTGAATCTGCCTTACTGTGACCTTCAATGGGTTTATGTGCCTTCATCTAGAAACATTAGAGCTCCTGTATATGTTGTGTGGGCCTGCGTAACATATCATGATGATAGATATGCGGACCTGTTGCCTACTCAGCTGGTGGAAGAGTTTCTTGATGACATTCGACTCAATGATGTAAAAATAAATGGAGTTTCTTCACTTAACTGTGTGAATTAGGAAGCTTTGTGTGAGAAATAAAGGTATGTAGTCAAGTTCTTGTATATCAGACGTGTCAAACTCATTGTTGTGCTGAGATATTTCTACAGGTACAGGACACAATTGCCCCCCCAATGATTGACAGAGGGACAGAAAggcgatagatagatagatagatagatagatagatagatagatagatagatagatagatagatagatagatagatagatagatagatagatagatagatagatagatagatagatagatagatagatagatagatagatagatagatagatagatagatcaaaatattaaaaaaaggaaaatcctAAAAGTGCGTTTAATTTagttggggagaaaaaaatcccACCTGCACGTCACAATCATTAGCAATGATGTTTATACTTTGTACGACccttttttgccaataaaacAGCACCTTATCTTCTCCGACAATGATTCACAAGAAGGGAGAATACAGAAAGGGAGAATACAGAAAGAGTGATTTTCTACCATTTCTCTTGGCACAATTTATGTAAATTATCCAGCAAGTTCGGTCCGCTCCTCTGCATTCTCACCTTTAACATTCTCTCCACAGGTTTTCAAAGGTTTGAGGGACGTATATAATAACATGCATTGCCTATCGGCTCACATGGCAGCCATTTTACGTTGCCTCTTTTACTGACAacttctctatttttttttttttttttactgaaaagACGTTATTGGTGCTTTTTTTTACGTCATTGTGTATGGAATCATGAGAGCTTCATGGATAGCAAAACTCACAGACTGCATCGACCACTCAAGAGAATATATTATCCCAGGATCCCGAATGGTGACTTACAAAAGTTACATCAACATTTCATAATGATCTCTTTCTTGATTGACCTTTCTTTTATTTCATTGTTTGTGGCTCTGATAACATGACACAGATTGATCTTTGAAAATAGGGCTCTGAGAAATACATTTGGAGAAATTTTATAATTTCATTCTTAGCAATGAAATGTGCAGCTTCTTCCAGACTTATTGGTACAAAAAATGA
This genomic window from Syngnathus scovelli strain Florida chromosome 4, RoL_Ssco_1.2, whole genome shotgun sequence contains:
- the ctxn2 gene encoding cortexin-2, whose amino-acid sequence is MCSVHYNHSLAAMSGNDMMAHSLTLEQKTAFAFVGMLLVFLGLLIVRCFRILLDPYSSMPSSNWADGIEGLEKGTFEYALT